The proteins below come from a single Deinococcus radiodurans R1 = ATCC 13939 = DSM 20539 genomic window:
- the adh gene encoding aldehyde dehydrogenase, which produces MTVAEQQPQHQGYANPGTPGSVVTFKKRYDNFIGGQWVPPVKGQYFDNASPVDGKVFTQAARSTAEDVELALDAAHRAAPAWGRTSVTERSNILLKIADRMEQNLEMLAVAETWDNGKPVRETLAADLPLAIDHFRYFAGCIRAQEGGLSQIDDSTVAYHFHEPLGVVGQIIPWNFPLLMGVWKLAPALAAGNAVVLKPAEQTPASIMVLMELIADLLPEGVVNVVNGFGLEAGKPLASSPRIAKIAFTGETNTGRLIMGYAADNLIPVTLELGGKSPNIFFDDVMMEDDAFLDKAVEGMVMFALNQGEVCTCPSRALIQESIYDRFMERAVQRVEAITMGHPLDPGTMIGAQASTEQLDKILSYLDIGRAEGAEVLTGGERGQREGLEEGFYVKPTIFKGHNKMRIFQEEIFGPVLAAATFKDEAEALELANDTLYGLGAGLWTRDISRAYRMGRGIQAGRVWTNCYHVYPAHAAFGGYKQSGIGRENHRMMLDHYQQTKNLLVSYSPNKMGFF; this is translated from the coding sequence ATGACCGTCGCCGAACAGCAACCGCAGCACCAGGGCTACGCCAACCCCGGCACGCCCGGCAGTGTCGTCACCTTCAAGAAGCGCTACGACAATTTCATCGGTGGGCAGTGGGTGCCGCCCGTGAAGGGGCAGTATTTCGACAACGCTTCGCCGGTGGACGGCAAGGTGTTTACCCAGGCCGCCCGCTCGACCGCCGAGGACGTCGAACTCGCGCTCGACGCCGCGCACCGGGCCGCGCCCGCCTGGGGCCGCACCAGCGTGACCGAACGCAGCAACATTTTGCTCAAGATTGCCGACCGCATGGAGCAGAACCTCGAGATGCTGGCGGTCGCCGAAACCTGGGACAACGGCAAGCCGGTGCGCGAGACGCTCGCCGCCGACCTGCCGCTCGCCATCGACCATTTCCGCTACTTCGCCGGGTGCATCCGGGCGCAGGAAGGCGGCCTCAGCCAGATCGACGACAGTACCGTCGCGTACCACTTCCACGAGCCGCTCGGCGTGGTGGGGCAGATTATTCCCTGGAATTTCCCGCTGCTGATGGGCGTTTGGAAGCTCGCGCCCGCACTCGCGGCGGGCAACGCGGTGGTGCTCAAGCCCGCCGAACAGACCCCCGCCAGCATCATGGTGCTGATGGAACTGATTGCCGACCTGCTGCCGGAGGGCGTGGTCAACGTGGTCAACGGCTTCGGGCTGGAAGCGGGCAAGCCGCTGGCGAGCAGTCCGCGCATCGCCAAGATCGCCTTTACCGGCGAGACGAACACCGGGCGGCTGATCATGGGCTACGCCGCGGACAACCTGATTCCGGTGACGCTGGAACTCGGCGGCAAGTCGCCCAACATCTTTTTCGACGACGTGATGATGGAAGACGACGCCTTCCTCGATAAAGCGGTCGAGGGCATGGTGATGTTCGCGCTCAACCAGGGCGAGGTCTGCACCTGCCCGAGCCGGGCGCTGATTCAGGAAAGCATCTACGACCGCTTCATGGAGCGGGCGGTGCAGCGCGTGGAGGCCATTACCATGGGCCACCCGCTCGACCCCGGCACCATGATTGGCGCGCAGGCGAGCACCGAGCAGCTCGACAAGATTCTGTCCTACCTCGACATTGGCCGCGCCGAGGGCGCCGAAGTGCTGACCGGCGGCGAACGCGGGCAGCGCGAGGGCCTGGAAGAAGGCTTTTACGTCAAGCCGACCATCTTCAAGGGCCACAACAAGATGAGGATTTTTCAGGAAGAAATCTTCGGGCCGGTGCTCGCCGCCGCCACCTTCAAGGACGAGGCCGAGGCGCTCGAACTCGCCAACGACACGCTCTACGGTCTGGGCGCTGGCCTGTGGACCCGCGACATCAGCCGCGCCTACCGCATGGGCCGGGGCATTCAGGCGGGGCGAGTCTGGACCAACTGCTACCACGTCTACCCCGCGCACGCGGCCTTCGGCGGCTACAAGCAGAGCGGCATCGGGCGCGAAAACCACCGCATGATGCTCGACCACTACCAGCAGACGAAGAACCTGCTGGTGAGCTACAGCCCGAACAAGATGGGGTTCTTCTGA
- a CDS encoding ABC transporter ATP-binding protein codes for MTPRSGPRPAASARRDARQRDPRQLRRLLAYARPYRLPFVLGVLATLISSGLGLVFPRLFGTLIDASFLKVGSTDTGPLDRTVLSLLGIFALSACFGAAQAYLLARVGAGVVADLRRALFSHLLSLSPRFFGNHRTGDLTSRLTSDVGTVQAVTSTALAQLASQGFTLIGSVLLLVQTSPRLSLLTLAIIPLVIGTAVTIGRRIRRVSREVQDAVAAANGQAEEAISGVRVVQSFTAEGLEEERYGQGVLASFRAALRRARLQALMTGVMSFLTFGALALVLWFGGRQVMSGALTPGNLVTFLFYALQVGGTVAALTGVFNQFQEALGASSRIFELLDERSDLPGPAAPRPLSRAEGRVRFVDVGFTYAGAPALQDITFDVPAGQVVALVGPSGAGKTTLVNLIPRFWDVTAGRVEVDGHDVRAYALADLRRQVGLVPQETLLFSGTVAENILYGRPGASQAEVEAAAHAAHAHEFICELEGGYGAVVGERGVKLSGGQRQRVAIARAILKDPRILILDEATSALDNESEALVQAALERLMVGRTTFVVAHRLSTIRSADRILVMDAGRVVADGTHEGLMAAGGLYRELYELQFRQQQEARR; via the coding sequence ATGACCCCGCGTTCAGGCCCTCGCCCGGCTGCTTCCGCGCGCCGTGATGCCCGGCAACGCGACCCCCGGCAATTGCGCCGCCTGCTCGCCTACGCCCGGCCCTACCGCCTGCCCTTCGTGCTGGGCGTGCTCGCCACCCTGATTTCGAGCGGGCTGGGACTGGTGTTTCCCCGGCTGTTCGGTACGCTGATCGACGCTTCGTTTCTGAAGGTGGGCAGCACCGACACCGGGCCGCTCGACCGCACCGTGCTGTCGCTGTTGGGCATTTTCGCGCTCTCGGCGTGCTTCGGGGCGGCGCAGGCGTACCTGCTCGCGCGGGTGGGAGCGGGCGTGGTGGCCGACCTGCGCCGGGCGCTGTTTTCGCATCTGCTGTCGCTCTCGCCGCGCTTTTTCGGCAACCACCGCACCGGCGACCTGACGAGCCGCCTCACCTCCGACGTGGGCACCGTGCAGGCGGTGACGAGCACGGCGCTCGCGCAGCTCGCCTCGCAGGGGTTTACCCTCATCGGCTCAGTGCTGCTGCTGGTGCAGACCAGCCCGCGCCTGAGCCTGCTGACCCTCGCCATCATTCCACTGGTCATCGGCACGGCGGTGACCATCGGGCGGCGCATCCGGCGGGTCAGCCGCGAGGTGCAGGACGCGGTGGCCGCCGCCAACGGGCAGGCCGAGGAAGCCATCAGCGGCGTGCGGGTGGTCCAGAGCTTTACCGCCGAGGGGTTGGAGGAGGAGCGCTACGGCCAGGGCGTGCTCGCCAGTTTCCGCGCCGCGCTGCGCCGGGCCCGTTTGCAGGCGCTGATGACCGGCGTCATGAGCTTCCTGACCTTCGGGGCGCTCGCGCTGGTGCTGTGGTTCGGCGGGCGGCAGGTCATGAGCGGCGCGCTGACGCCGGGCAACCTCGTCACGTTCCTGTTCTACGCGCTGCAGGTGGGCGGCACGGTGGCGGCGCTGACCGGCGTGTTCAACCAGTTTCAGGAGGCGCTGGGCGCGTCGAGCCGCATTTTCGAGTTGCTCGACGAGCGCAGCGACCTGCCCGGGCCCGCCGCGCCGCGGCCGCTCTCCCGCGCCGAGGGCCGGGTGCGCTTCGTGGACGTGGGGTTCACCTATGCCGGGGCGCCCGCCTTGCAGGACATCACCTTCGACGTGCCCGCCGGGCAGGTGGTCGCGCTGGTGGGGCCGAGCGGCGCGGGCAAAACCACGCTGGTCAACCTGATTCCGCGCTTCTGGGACGTGACGGCGGGCCGGGTGGAGGTGGACGGCCACGACGTGCGCGCCTACGCCCTGGCCGACCTGCGCCGTCAGGTGGGGCTGGTGCCGCAAGAAACCCTGCTGTTTTCGGGGACGGTGGCCGAGAACATCCTCTACGGGCGCCCCGGCGCGTCGCAGGCCGAGGTCGAAGCCGCCGCGCACGCCGCGCACGCCCACGAGTTCATCTGCGAGCTCGAAGGCGGCTACGGCGCGGTGGTCGGCGAACGCGGCGTCAAGCTCTCGGGCGGGCAGCGCCAGCGCGTCGCCATTGCCCGCGCCATCCTCAAAGACCCGCGCATCCTGATTCTGGACGAGGCGACCAGCGCGCTCGACAACGAGTCCGAGGCGCTGGTGCAAGCGGCGCTCGAGCGGCTGATGGTGGGCCGCACGACCTTCGTCGTCGCGCACCGCCTGAGCACCATTCGCAGCGCCGACCGCATTCTGGTGATGGACGCCGGGCGGGTGGTCGCCGACGGCACGCATGAGGGGTTGATGGCGGCAGGCGGCCTCTACCGCGAGTTGTACGAGTTGCAATTCCGGCAGCAGCAGGAGGCGCGGCGCTAG
- a CDS encoding response regulator, whose translation MAKILIIDDSPADIRFMTEALRPTGHAVVSISDPLEAEAIVERERPDLALLDVVMPQRNGYETLRALKKLPAAAGLKIVIVSSKSAETDVKWGMRQGAADYLAKPYTPEQVAALVARHI comes from the coding sequence ATGGCAAAGATTCTGATCATCGACGATTCCCCCGCCGACATCCGTTTCATGACCGAGGCGCTCCGGCCGACCGGACACGCGGTCGTGAGCATCAGCGATCCGCTGGAAGCAGAGGCGATCGTCGAGCGCGAGCGGCCCGATCTGGCGCTGCTCGACGTGGTGATGCCGCAGCGCAACGGGTACGAAACCCTGCGCGCACTCAAGAAGTTGCCGGCGGCGGCGGGCCTCAAGATCGTGATCGTGTCGAGCAAGAGCGCCGAAACCGACGTGAAGTGGGGCATGCGTCAGGGCGCCGCCGACTACCTCGCCAAGCCCTACACCCCCGAACAGGTCGCCGCCCTCGTGGCGCGGCACATCTGA
- a CDS encoding chemotaxis protein CheW: MTDSLLLFRVGERVLALPAAAARQVRPLDILSPLPGSGGALLGLSSAAGRVVPVADLRALLDWPADTSDQHKDRRAPLLLLLDIQDQTLGLPVDDVIGFTEDPQTPGDELLSSETLLGSFQDGHRGHLLHPELLLSALTRRLSPA, encoded by the coding sequence ATGACCGACTCGCTGCTGCTGTTCCGGGTGGGCGAGCGCGTGCTGGCGTTGCCCGCCGCCGCTGCCCGGCAGGTGCGCCCGCTCGACATTCTGTCTCCCCTGCCCGGCAGCGGCGGCGCCCTGCTGGGCCTGAGCTCCGCCGCTGGCCGCGTGGTGCCGGTGGCCGACCTGCGCGCCCTGCTCGACTGGCCCGCCGACACCAGTGACCAGCACAAGGACCGGCGGGCGCCGCTGCTGCTGCTGCTCGACATCCAGGACCAGACGCTGGGCCTGCCCGTCGACGACGTGATCGGGTTTACCGAAGACCCCCAGACCCCCGGTGATGAGCTGCTCTCGTCCGAAACCCTGCTGGGCAGCTTTCAGGACGGGCACCGGGGGCACCTGCTGCACCCCGAGCTGCTGCTCAGCGCCCTCACCCGGCGCCTGAGCCCGGCCTGA